A single window of Brevundimonas naejangsanensis DNA harbors:
- a CDS encoding epimerase, with translation MTEPAAAPSLLVFGGGYLGQAAGREALRRGGRAFATSRDPETRQALAAQGMTPVDPADATALGAALAAAQAVLITTPPDAHGCPALRALTPLAADAWPDWIGYASSTAVYGDRAGGWAFEGDPLNAATLEGARRARVERDWLDGAQGMGLTLQVFRLPGFYGPGRSVIDRLRAGTARLVKKPGQVFNRIHVDDIVSGLFASMARPRPGGVYNLTDDEPTSADVVTAWAAERLGLPRPPEVDWTAPEVSEAMRRFYLDSKRVSNARAKAELGWRPRYPSYREGLEAILAEEQS, from the coding sequence ATGACTGAACCCGCCGCCGCCCCGTCCCTGTTGGTCTTCGGCGGCGGCTATCTGGGACAGGCGGCGGGGCGCGAGGCCCTGCGGCGCGGCGGCCGGGCCTTCGCCACCTCGCGCGATCCCGAAACCCGTCAGGCGCTGGCGGCGCAGGGGATGACGCCGGTCGATCCGGCCGACGCCACGGCCCTGGGCGCGGCTCTGGCCGCCGCGCAGGCGGTGCTGATCACCACGCCGCCGGACGCCCACGGCTGCCCGGCGCTGCGCGCCCTGACGCCCCTGGCGGCTGACGCCTGGCCCGACTGGATCGGCTATGCCTCCTCCACCGCCGTCTACGGCGACCGGGCGGGCGGCTGGGCCTTCGAGGGCGATCCGCTGAACGCCGCCACGCTGGAAGGCGCCCGCCGCGCGCGGGTCGAGCGCGACTGGCTGGACGGCGCCCAGGGCATGGGGCTGACGCTGCAGGTCTTCCGCCTGCCCGGCTTCTACGGTCCCGGCCGCAGCGTCATCGACCGCCTGCGCGCCGGAACAGCGCGCCTGGTGAAAAAGCCCGGCCAGGTGTTCAACCGCATTCACGTGGACGACATCGTCTCGGGCCTGTTCGCCTCCATGGCCCGACCGCGCCCCGGCGGCGTCTACAATCTGACCGACGACGAACCGACCTCCGCCGACGTCGTCACCGCCTGGGCCGCCGAGCGCCTGGGCCTGCCGCGTCCGCCCGAAGTCGACTGGACCGCCCCCGAAGTCAGCGAGGCCATGCGCCGCTTCTACCTGGACTCCAAGCGCGTCTCCAACGCCCGCGCCAAGGCCGAACTGGGCTGGCGCCCACGCTATCCCTCCTACCGCGAAGGGCTGGAAGCGATCCTCGCCGAGGAACAGTCCTGA
- a CDS encoding NAD-dependent epimerase/dehydratase family protein, with protein MRVMILGGDGFCGWPTALHLSARGWEVLIVDNLSRRNIDNELEIRSLTPIRTMGERIAAWKEVSGRTIDFVNLTVGKEFDRLVALIKDWAPDSVVHFAEQRAAPYSMKSARHKIYTVDNNLNATNHLLAAIVESGRDVHLAHLGTMGVYGYTTAGLRIPEGYLKVTVDTDHGPTEQEILFPPNPGSIYHMTKTQDALLFQFYAKNDSLRITDLHQGIVWGAQTEETKQDERLINRFDYDGDYGTVLNRFLMQGALGYPLTVHGSGGQTRAFIHIQDTVRCVELALNNPPKRGERVKILNQMTESRRVRDLAQMVAEMTGAPVHNVANPRQEADENELVVANDQFRELGLKPITLAEGLMADVTDIARRYADRADRSKIPCVTAWNAGRADALRDEAETAFAAAPVRILSA; from the coding sequence ATGCGCGTGATGATTCTGGGCGGCGACGGCTTCTGCGGCTGGCCCACGGCCCTGCACCTGTCGGCGCGCGGCTGGGAGGTGTTGATCGTCGACAACCTCAGCCGCCGCAACATCGACAATGAGCTGGAAATCCGCTCGCTGACCCCGATCCGCACCATGGGCGAGCGCATCGCCGCGTGGAAGGAGGTGTCGGGCCGCACCATCGATTTCGTCAATCTGACGGTCGGCAAGGAGTTCGACCGCCTGGTCGCCCTGATCAAGGATTGGGCGCCGGACAGCGTCGTCCATTTCGCCGAACAGCGCGCCGCCCCCTATTCGATGAAGTCGGCGCGGCACAAGATCTACACCGTCGACAACAATCTGAACGCCACCAACCACCTGCTGGCCGCCATCGTCGAAAGCGGCCGCGATGTCCACCTGGCCCACCTGGGGACCATGGGGGTCTACGGCTACACCACGGCGGGCCTGCGCATCCCCGAGGGCTATCTGAAGGTCACGGTCGATACCGACCACGGCCCGACCGAGCAGGAAATCCTGTTCCCGCCGAACCCCGGCAGCATCTATCACATGACCAAGACGCAGGACGCCCTGCTGTTCCAGTTCTACGCCAAGAACGATTCCTTGCGGATCACCGACCTGCATCAGGGCATCGTCTGGGGCGCCCAGACCGAGGAGACGAAGCAGGACGAGCGCCTGATCAATCGCTTCGACTACGACGGCGACTACGGCACGGTGCTCAATCGCTTCCTGATGCAGGGCGCGCTGGGCTATCCGCTCACGGTCCACGGCTCGGGCGGCCAGACGCGGGCCTTCATCCACATTCAGGATACGGTGCGCTGCGTCGAGCTGGCGCTGAACAATCCGCCCAAGCGCGGCGAGCGGGTCAAGATCCTCAACCAGATGACCGAGAGCCGCCGCGTGCGCGACCTGGCGCAGATGGTGGCCGAGATGACGGGCGCCCCGGTCCACAACGTCGCCAACCCGCGTCAGGAGGCCGACGAGAACGAACTGGTCGTCGCCAACGATCAGTTCCGCGAGCTGGGGCTCAAGCCCATCACCCTGGCCGAGGGGCTGATGGCCGACGTGACCGACATCGCCCGCCGCTACGCCGATCGCGCCGACCGCAGCAAAATCCCTTGCGTCACCGCCTGGAACGCCGGCCGCGCCGACGCCCTCCGCGACGAGGCTGAAACGGCCTTCGCCGCCGCCCCCGTCCGCATCCTGTCCGCCTGA
- the galU gene encoding UTP--glucose-1-phosphate uridylyltransferase GalU, giving the protein MTTSPARLRPAPLRKAVLPVAGLGTRVLPGTKTTPKELLNVVDRPILSYIVEEAREAGIEHIVFVTGRAKQAIEDYFDHQIELEAQLLAKGKTEILATMNAELAQAGEMSFTRQMQPKGLGHAVWCARDIIGPEPFAVILPDVIVDSQPGALKQLAQVYAEVGGNVIGVEAVPEADTHKYGIIDPASHDGRRYGMKGMVEKPAQGTAPSNMSISGRYILQPEIFDLLETQERGAGGEIQLTDAMARLMQSQTFTAYEYEGVTHDCGDKIGLLRANVALALKRPDLGDAARAAIEGLL; this is encoded by the coding sequence ATGACGACCTCCCCCGCCCGCCTTCGCCCAGCCCCTCTGCGCAAGGCGGTCCTGCCCGTAGCCGGTCTCGGCACGCGGGTTCTGCCCGGCACCAAGACCACGCCCAAGGAGCTGCTGAACGTCGTCGACCGGCCGATCCTCTCCTACATCGTGGAAGAGGCGCGCGAGGCGGGGATCGAGCACATCGTCTTCGTCACCGGCCGCGCCAAACAGGCGATCGAGGACTATTTCGACCACCAGATCGAGCTCGAGGCCCAGCTCCTGGCCAAGGGCAAGACCGAGATCCTGGCGACCATGAACGCCGAGCTGGCCCAGGCCGGCGAGATGAGCTTCACCCGCCAGATGCAGCCCAAGGGCCTCGGCCACGCGGTCTGGTGCGCCCGCGACATCATCGGGCCGGAGCCGTTCGCCGTCATCCTGCCCGACGTGATCGTGGATTCGCAGCCCGGCGCGCTGAAGCAGCTGGCCCAGGTCTACGCCGAAGTCGGCGGCAACGTCATCGGCGTCGAGGCCGTGCCCGAGGCCGACACCCACAAATACGGCATCATCGACCCCGCCTCCCACGACGGCCGCCGCTACGGCATGAAGGGCATGGTCGAAAAGCCCGCCCAGGGCACGGCGCCGTCGAACATGTCGATCTCGGGCCGCTATATCCTGCAGCCGGAAATCTTCGACCTGCTGGAGACGCAGGAGCGCGGCGCGGGCGGCGAGATTCAGCTGACCGACGCCATGGCCCGGCTGATGCAGTCGCAGACCTTCACCGCCTATGAGTATGAGGGCGTGACCCACGACTGCGGCGACAAGATCGGCCTGCTGCGCGCCAACGTCGCCCTGGCCCTGAAGCGCCCGGACCTGGGCGACGCCGCCCGCGCCGCCATTGAGGGCCTGCTTTAA